The Chrysemys picta bellii isolate R12L10 chromosome 12, ASM1138683v2, whole genome shotgun sequence genome has a segment encoding these proteins:
- the LOC101936974 gene encoding butyrophilin subfamily 3 member A2-like isoform X2: protein MLGSRHPHSSAALLSAVLLLHIQAAVAVNFQVLAPAGPLSAPLGGTVLLPCHLSPALSAQAMQVKWSWVGQDIHVYLPNGSEVQGERYRGRTELLRDGIQKGSLALRIWNLTLQDEGRYLCDFQSNNTVGNATLELHVTSSGSDPLLHIGGYDGKQMNVTCLSVGWYPKPKVLWRNGHRERLTPSKEEKISINQDLFDVSSSVVVTEQSAPTLICVIRPGSPGPEKVSAILISHEFFPKVSSWKVGLFLFLSVCVCLLFLPACYLWRVQRAKRKSSNLTTKK from the exons atgctgggatccCGTCACCCACACTCCAGCGCTGCCCTGCTCTCAGCCGTCCTCCTCCTGCACATTCAGGCTGCAGTGGCCG tGAATTTCCAGGTGCTGGCTCCTGCCGGCCCCCTCTCCGCCCCGCTGGGGGGCACcgtgctgctgccctgccacctCTCCCCCGCGCTCAGCGCCCAGGCCATGCAGGTGAAATGGAGCTGGGTAGGCCAGGACATCCATGTGTACCTTCCGAACGGGAGCGAGGTGCAGGGTGAGAGGTACCGGGGCAGGACGGAGCTCCTGCGGGACGGGATCCAGAAAGGCAGCCTGGCCCTGCGGATCTGGAACCTCACCCTGCAGGATGAAGGGCGCTACCTCTGTGACTTCCAGTCCAACAACACCGTTGGCAACGCCACACTGGAGCTCCATGTGACGA GCTCCGGCTCGGACCCCCTCCTCCATATTGGTGGATATGACGGCAAGCAGATGAACGTGACATGTCTCTCTGTGGGGTGGTACCCGAAGCCAAAGGTGCTCTGGAGAAATGGCCACAGGGAGAGACTGACCCCATCTAAGGAGGAAAAAATCTCCATAAACCAGGACCTCTTTGATGTCTCCAGCTCCGTGGTAGTGACTGAGCAGTCGGCCCCAACACTGATTTGTGTCATCAGACCCGGCTCACCTGGCCCGGAGAAAGTCTCAGCCATTCTCATCTCAC ATGAGTTTTTCCCCAAAGTCTCCTCTTGGAAGGTTGGCCTCTTCTTGTTCCTGTCAGTGTGTGTTTGCCTCCTCTTCTTGCCTGCCTGCTACTTATGGAGGGTTCAAAGAGCAAAAAGGAAATCCTCCAATTTAACCACAAAGAAGTGA
- the LOC101936974 gene encoding butyrophilin subfamily 3 member A2-like isoform X1 — translation MLGSRHPHSSAALLSAVLLLHIQAAVAVNFQVLAPAGPLSAPLGGTVLLPCHLSPALSAQAMQVKWSWVGQDIHVYLPNGSEVQGERYRGRTELLRDGIQKGSLALRIWNLTLQDEGRYLCDFQSNNTVGNATLELHVTSSGSDPLLHIGGYDGKQMNVTCLSVGWYPKPKVLWRNGHRERLTPSKEEKISINQDLFDVSSSVVVTEQSAPTLICVIRPGSPGPEKVSAILISRELLMEPGHRPGSRLALIDYEFFPKVSSWKVGLFLFLSVCVCLLFLPACYLWRVQRAKRKSSNLTTKK, via the exons atgctgggatccCGTCACCCACACTCCAGCGCTGCCCTGCTCTCAGCCGTCCTCCTCCTGCACATTCAGGCTGCAGTGGCCG tGAATTTCCAGGTGCTGGCTCCTGCCGGCCCCCTCTCCGCCCCGCTGGGGGGCACcgtgctgctgccctgccacctCTCCCCCGCGCTCAGCGCCCAGGCCATGCAGGTGAAATGGAGCTGGGTAGGCCAGGACATCCATGTGTACCTTCCGAACGGGAGCGAGGTGCAGGGTGAGAGGTACCGGGGCAGGACGGAGCTCCTGCGGGACGGGATCCAGAAAGGCAGCCTGGCCCTGCGGATCTGGAACCTCACCCTGCAGGATGAAGGGCGCTACCTCTGTGACTTCCAGTCCAACAACACCGTTGGCAACGCCACACTGGAGCTCCATGTGACGA GCTCCGGCTCGGACCCCCTCCTCCATATTGGTGGATATGACGGCAAGCAGATGAACGTGACATGTCTCTCTGTGGGGTGGTACCCGAAGCCAAAGGTGCTCTGGAGAAATGGCCACAGGGAGAGACTGACCCCATCTAAGGAGGAAAAAATCTCCATAAACCAGGACCTCTTTGATGTCTCCAGCTCCGTGGTAGTGACTGAGCAGTCGGCCCCAACACTGATTTGTGTCATCAGACCCGGCTCACCTGGCCCGGAGAAAGTCTCAGCCATTCTCATCTCACGTGAGCTGCTAATGGAACCAGGACACAGACCTGGGTCCAGATTGGCATTGATAGACT ATGAGTTTTTCCCCAAAGTCTCCTCTTGGAAGGTTGGCCTCTTCTTGTTCCTGTCAGTGTGTGTTTGCCTCCTCTTCTTGCCTGCCTGCTACTTATGGAGGGTTCAAAGAGCAAAAAGGAAATCCTCCAATTTAACCACAAAGAAGTGA